One window of Cryobacterium arcticum genomic DNA carries:
- a CDS encoding DUF1272 domain-containing protein: protein MRPNCECCDRDLSPSGDDALICSFECTWCADCVRSFPDGACPNCGGVLVRRPSRAAHKLLSAPASTTRVLTPGCAASAAVAPAL from the coding sequence ATGCGACCGAATTGCGAGTGCTGTGACCGGGACCTGTCCCCGTCGGGCGATGACGCCCTCATCTGCTCCTTCGAATGCACCTGGTGTGCCGACTGCGTGCGCTCGTTCCCCGACGGGGCCTGCCCGAACTGCGGCGGCGTGCTGGTGCGGCGGCCGAGCCGTGCCGCACACAAACTCCTGTCGGCTCCGGCGTCGACGACCCGGGTGCTCACGCCCGGCTGCGCGGCATCGGCGGCGGTGGCTCCGGCGCTGTAG
- a CDS encoding slipin family protein: MVWFWVLLVLALILLIVLLSFSIRVVTQYEQGVLLRFGRLVGVLKPGVHLIIPFVDVMTRVSLRIVTLPIESQGIITRDNVSVGVSAVAYYRVVDSVKSVVEIENVQAAIEQIAQTTLRKVVGQHALDETLSNTAVLNVNVREILDAQTLGWGVEVTLVELKDILLPESMKRSMAKQAEAEREKRAKIINAEGEQLAAAKLGDAADTMMKHPIALQLRNLQTLVEIGVDKNTIVVFPAPLMSTISELGTFLARETRNSAVSPADTD, translated from the coding sequence ATGGTGTGGTTCTGGGTGCTTCTGGTGCTCGCCCTGATCCTCCTGATCGTGCTCCTGTCGTTCTCGATCCGGGTGGTCACCCAGTACGAACAGGGTGTGCTGCTGCGGTTCGGCCGGCTCGTCGGGGTGCTCAAGCCCGGGGTGCACCTCATCATCCCCTTCGTGGATGTCATGACTCGGGTGTCCTTACGTATCGTGACGCTGCCCATCGAGTCGCAGGGCATCATCACGCGCGACAACGTGAGCGTCGGGGTGTCCGCGGTGGCGTACTACCGGGTTGTGGACTCCGTGAAGTCTGTCGTGGAGATCGAGAACGTGCAGGCGGCGATCGAGCAGATCGCCCAGACCACCCTGCGCAAGGTGGTGGGCCAGCACGCCCTCGACGAGACGCTCTCGAACACCGCGGTGCTCAACGTGAACGTGCGCGAGATCCTGGACGCGCAGACGCTGGGCTGGGGAGTCGAGGTCACCCTCGTGGAGCTCAAGGACATCCTGCTGCCGGAGAGCATGAAACGGTCGATGGCCAAGCAGGCCGAGGCCGAGCGGGAGAAGCGCGCCAAGATCATCAACGCCGAGGGCGAGCAGCTCGCCGCCGCCAAGCTCGGCGACGCGGCCGACACGATGATGAAGCATCCGATCGCCCTGCAGCTGCGGAACCTGCAGACCCTGGTGGAGATCGGCGTCGACAAGAACACCATCGTGGTCTTCCCCGCCCCGCTGATGAGCACCATCAGTGAACTGGGCACCTTCCTCGCCCGGGAGACCCGCAACTCGGCCGTCTCCCCGGCGGACACCGACTGA